One stretch of Mangifera indica cultivar Alphonso chromosome 9, CATAS_Mindica_2.1, whole genome shotgun sequence DNA includes these proteins:
- the LOC123226403 gene encoding mitoferrin-like: protein MATEATTAKFKNPDFRPDFRPEISVTSHDGLHYWQFMIAGSIAGSVEHLAMFPVDTIKTHMQALRSCPIKSVSVRQALKSILKTEGPSGLYRGIAAMGLGAGPAHAVYFTVYEVAKKYFSAGNPNNSAAHAISGVFATVASDAVFTPMDMVKQRLQLGNSNYKGVWDCVKRVLREEGLGAFYASYRTTVLMNAPYTAVHFSIYEAAKKGLMEISPESASDERLVVHATAGAAAGALAAAVTTPLDVVKTQLQCQGVCGCDRFQNSSISDVIKTILRKDGYRGLMRGWIPRMLFHAPAAAICWSTYESCKNFFQDLNDCSSSSIIT from the exons ATGGCCACGGAAGCTACCACTGCCAAATTTAAAAACCCAGATTTCCGACCCGACTTCAGACCTGAAATCTCTGTAACATCCCACGATGGCCTCCACTACTGGCAATTCATGATCGCCGGTTCAATTGCTGGTTCGGTCGAACATTTGGCCATGTTCCCGGTCGACACTATCAAGACACATATGCAAGCCCTAAGGTCTTGTCCCATCAAATCGGTTAGCGTTCGGCAAGCCCTTAAATCAATACTAAAAACCGAGGGACCATCGGGGCTCTACCGTGGCATCGCCGCCATGGGCCTTGGCGCCGGCCCGGCTCACGCCGTTTATTTCACGGTCTACGAAGTTGCTAAAAAGTATTTTTCAGCTGGGAACCCTAATAACTCAGCAGCCCATGCGATTTCTGGAGTATTCGCAACTGTGGCAAGCGACGCCGTTTTTACGCCTATGGATATGGTGAAACAGAGACTACAGTTGGGTAATAGTAATTATAAAGGCGTCTGGGATTGTGTTAAGAGAGTGCTGAGGGAGGAAGGTCTTGGCGCGTTTTACGCGTCGTACAGGACTACGGTGTTGATGAACGCGCCGTATACTGCGGTACATTTCTCGATTTATGAAGCCGCGAAGAAGGGTTTAATGGAGATTTCACCGGAGAGTGCGAGTGACGAGCGTTTGGTTGTTCATGCTACTGCTGGAGCTGCGGCTGGAGCGCTGGCGGCTGCTGTTACCACGCCGCTTGATGTTGTTAAAACTCAATTGCAGTGTCAG GGTGTTTGCGGATGCGACAGATTTCAGAACAGTTCAATCAGTGATgtgattaaaacaatattgagAAAGGACGGATACAGAGGGTTGATGAGAGGATGGATTCCGAGAATGCTTTTCCATGCTCCTGCTGCTGCAATCTGCTGGTCTACATATGAATCCTGTAAAAACTTTTTCCAAGACCTTAATGATTGTAGTAGCAGCAGCATTATCACCTAA
- the LOC123224789 gene encoding malonyl CoA-acyl carrier protein transacylase-like, translated as MNSLFHHPLILRSPSCCSTMSITMASSLALPSISFQNHAYGATVSFTRLGSPRFGGSGVFMSASVGSQTRVDDALFANYKPTSAFFFPGQGAQAVGMGKEAQSVPAAAELYKKANDILGFDLLEICANGPKDKLDSTVISQPAIYVTSLAAVELLRARDGGQQIIDSADVTCGLSLGEYTALAFAGAFSFEDGLKLVKLRGEAMQEAADAAKTAMVSVIGLDSDKVQQLCDAANQEVDEHDKVQIANYLCPGNYAVSGGVKGIEAVEAKAKSFKARMTVRLAVAGAFHTGFMEPAVSRLEAALAATQIRSPRIPVISNVDAQPHADPETIKKILARQVTSPVQWETTVKTLLSKGLKKSYELGPGKVIAGIIKRVDKSAEIEIIAA; from the exons ATGAACTCTCTGTTTCACCACCCTCTTATCTTGCGCAGTCCCTCTTGTTGTTCAACCATGTCCATCACCATGGCCTCCTCCCTTGCTTTACCTTCAATTTCTTTCCAAAACCACGCTTACGGCGCTACTGTTTCTTTCACTAGATTAGGATCACCACGCTTTGGTGGATCTGGGGTTTTTATGAGCGCCTCCGTTGGAAGTCAAACGCGTGTTGACGATGCTCTCTTTGCTAATTACAAACCCACCTCCGCTTTCTTTTTTCCTGGGCAG GGTGCACAAGCAGTTGGAATGGGAAAGGAGGCCCAGAGTGTGCCTGCTGCAGCAGAGCTGTACAAGAAAGCAAATGATATCTTAGG GTTTGATCTTCTAGAAATTTGCGCCAATGGACCAAAAGATAAGTTAGATTCAACTGTTATAAGCCAG CCTGCCATCTATGTGACAAGCTTAGCAGCAGTTGAGCTGCTCCGAGCCCGAGATGGAGGCCAGCAAATAATTGATTCTGCTGATGTTACATGTGGTCTGAGTTTGGGTGAATATACTGCTCTAGCCTTTGCCGGAGCTTTCAG CTTTGAAGATGGACTGAAGCTGGTCAAACTAAGGGGTGAAGCTATGCAG GAAGCTGCTGATGCTGCTAAAACTGCCATGGTCAGTGTCATTGGACTGGATTCTGATAAAGTTCAGCAGCTATGTGATGCAGCCAATCAGGAAGTCGATGAGCATGATAAAGTTCAAATTGCAAATTATCTATGCCCT GGGAATTATGCAGTATCTGGTGGTGTGAAAGGAATAGAAGCAGTAGAAGCCAAGGCCAAGTCATTCAAGGCTCGAATGACT GTCCGTCTAGCTGTTGCTGGTGCTTTTCACACTGGTTTCATGGAACCGGCTGTATCAAGGTTGGAAGCTGCACTGGCAGCAACCCAGATCAGAAGTCCAAGAATACCAGTCATATCAAATGTCGATGCACAGCCGCATGCAGATCCAGaaacaattaagaaaatattagcCCGTCAG GTGACTTCTCCTGTCCAATGGGAAACAACAGTTAAGACTCTTCTCTCCAAAGGGCTGAAGAAGAGTTATGAATTGGGACCAGGAAAG GTTATCGCTGGCATTATCAAGAGAGTGGACAAAAGTGCAGAGATTGAAATCATTGCCGCTTAA
- the LOC123224813 gene encoding SWR1 complex subunit 6-like, whose amino-acid sequence MEDERRMSMRTRKVAPKMAAALASADNRTQAALARLEALENDNAGIENVEINDDDDEASLDDDDEGYVQKKQSKGTKRKTRQAKALEDARKAPRTFLELLHEANLESLPPHVPSYLRAAVGPPSSKSRRHFCTVCGFTASYTCVRCGVRFCSIRCQNIHDDTRCLKFVS is encoded by the exons ATGGAAGATGAACGCCGAATGTCAATGCGGACTCGTAAGGTTGCTCCCAAAATGGCTGCAGCCCTTGCCAGCGCCGACAATCGAACTcag gCTGCTCTTGCTCGCCTCGAGGCTCTGGAAAATGATAATGCCGGAattgaaaatgttgaaataaaTGATGACGACGACGAAGCTTCtcttgatgatgatgacgaaG GCTATGTACAAAAGAAGCAATCCAAGGGTACTAAACGAAAAACCCGGCAGGCTAAAGCGCTTGAGGATGCTAGAAAGGCACCAAGGACTTTCCTTGAGCTCTTACATGAG GCAAACCTTGAATCCTTGCCTCCCCATGTTCCATCCTATTTGAGGGCAGCTGTGGGACCTCCAAGTTCCAAGTCTCGTCGCCATTTCTGCACGGTTTGTGGATTTACTGCAAGCTATACTTGTGTCAGGTGTGGTGTGCGCTTTTGCTCCATCCGTTGCCAGAATATACATGATGATACTCGATGTCTCAAATTTGTTTCCTGA